In Theileria parva strain Muguga chromosome 4 map unlocalized ctg_529, whole genome shotgun sequence, one DNA window encodes the following:
- a CDS encoding Calcium-activated BK potassium channel alpha subunit family protein: protein MFTGTNYKVNDKCVTKGALASVLISIFLSTLCLTVITASDSTLQLNNITLDDTRLVEILPSLLGAVVFFGSVYLINLIKSQFRKIINDLNLNKRSSLRNPSVGSALAALDRELHRKHKNSLNTGANTYNRIKLWYSYSRLSLTCMLKNAGVSLILWDILKLVLWLITLTYWRRDAFNEKWNYSLVPKILYPLHFFSISASTAEICLFILEAKDSKDIFYSPIFWINSLILPPPVLISKWLFFPDLSYLQVYWTHGFIIWIKLFIWINNRIIQTKDGSEKAKCIFRISLGIFFMSCSFAGSIFIMQGCHPFGINSQYSHSFAQYLNYFYLAIITFSTVGYGDMIPLTVEARMCAICYIFWMVIWVPLTINRTLEIVLAKNILSGHITSWAGLKKFVLVVGDVDPAQLSQFISKMYYTKDKCKIIVLTPNDIEVYTTQIKQADNLSISLCIMRGDIEVDGHLGILDLIQAKLATSVFILSSFKGSDLRLNDMKTIVRTIGIKKYGCRSENVMIQYCSPITHSIFQSPFGVEISLNDLKLSLVTKSVTCPGIVTLIVNLSLNQYYNIGNTQNNYSNSKSIALYQSYLSGAERSVCFHKIPTECQGILFESLCDTFFNLNGVILIGVISVDDPLSYKINPTGAEYYIKKGDTGIFILDFDTCPDLSQTSTKNTALIRRNTILLKLIKNGDLEIDKEAASNLSSLTYDPEESNDAENDNSADEIYRIEPAIIIPPEPSVREEVLDSSFSITVKNLTHAKETVFRNKELPVVTILGFSDFVLRLLTHFSSINQFNVIIAGNFMSKKVDVEVLNQFKSFLAVIEVDLMKYTDILRAELHLSTFFYITPNPVDLKLETNNADLSTIVVFRQIRNLLKTIRKVNYQGISNIFGLVELQNLNNVTFLDDSKWSQWNVFNESVDSSLIYINSQEYAMGQIISDELFYNVIIGSFSSSENYMFYNIMMDLISIPSSRRKNRGVELFKLSELNLNPGKYTFAGVFNYILQEMQSILIGLFRIGTSMENYVICSPEPDFELLEDDMVYLIPKQ, encoded by the exons atgtttaCGGGGACGAATTATAAAGTGAATGATAAATGTGTGACAAAGGGCGCGCTGGCCAGTGTTTTAATCTCGATTTTCTTATCCACACTGTGTCTCACAGTCATCACAGCCTCTGACAGTACTTTACAACTCAATAACATAACTTTAGATGACACCAGACTGGTCGAGATTTTACCCTCACTACTCGGCGCTGTCGTCTTTTTCGGCAGCGTTTACCTCATCAACCTCATCAAATCGCAATTCAGAAAAATCATCAACGATCTCAATCTCAACAA AAGATCTTCATTGAGGAATCCGTCGGTGGGCTCGGCGTTAGCGGCGCTTGATCGTGAATTACACAGGAAACATAAGAACTCGCTCAATACCGGCGCCAACA CGTATAATCGTATAAAGTTGTGGTATAGTTATTCGAGATTATCGTTGACGTGTATGTTGAAGAACGCTGGCGTCTCATTAATCCTGTGGgacattttaaaacttgTTTTATGGCTAATCACACTAACTTACTGGAGAAGAGACGCATTCAACGAGAAATGGAACTACTCACTCGTCCCCAAAATACTATACCCTCTACACTTCTTCTCAATCTCTGCC TCTACGGCTGAGATATGTTTGTTTATACTGGAGGCGAAGGATTCGAAggatatattttattcaccGATTTTCTGGATAAATTCGTTAATTTTACCCCCGCCAGTACTCATTTCTAAATGGCTTTTCTTCCCTGATTTGTCTTATCTTCAAGTCTACTGGACACACGGGTTCATCATCTGGATCAAACTCTTCA TTTGGATAAATAACAGAATAATTCAAACGAAGGATGGATCGGAAAAGGCTAAGTGTATTTTCAGAATTTCGTTAGGAATATTCTTCATGTCTTGCTCTTTCGCTG GTTCAATATTCATAATGCAAGGATGCCATCCCTTTGGAATAAATTCACAATATTCCCACTCATTCGCACaatacttaaattatttctatCTCGCAATCATCACCTTCTCCACAG TGGGATATGGTGACATGATCCCGTTAACGGTGGAGGCTCGGATGTGTGCAAtttgttatatattttGGATGGTTATTTGGGTCCCTTTAACCATTAACAGAACCTTAGAAATCGTCCTAGCCAAAAATATACTCTCCGGCCATATCACCTCATG GGCTGGGTTGAAGAAGTTTGTGCTTGTGGTTGGCGATGTTGATCCTGCACAATTATCGCAATTCATCTCCAAAATGTATTACACCAAAGATAAATG TAAgataatagtgttaacGCCGAATGACATTGAGGTGTATACGACTCAGATAAAGCAGGCGGATAATTTATCGATATCATTATGTATAATGAGAGGTGACATTGAGGTTGACGGTCATTTGGGAATATTGGACTTGATTCAGGCAAAACTCGCCACGTCCGTGTTCATTCTATCCTCCTTCAAAGGCTCAGATTTGAGATTAAATGACATGAAAACCATTGTCAGAACCATCGGAATTAAGAAATACGGCTGCAGAAGTGAAAATGTCATGATACAATACTGCTCACCCATCACACACTCCATCTTCCAAAGCCCATTCGGAGTTGAAA TAAGTTTGAATGATTTGAAGTTATCGTTGGTGACGAAGAGTGTGACATGTCCGGGGATAGTAACTTTGATTGTAAATCTATCCCTGAATCAGTATTATAACATTGGAAATACGcagaataattattcaaatagCAAATCTATAGCACTTTATCAATCTTACCTAAGTGGCGCTGAACGAAGTGTCTGCTTCCATAAAATTCCAACCGAATGCCAAGGCATTCTTTTCGAA TCGCTGTGTGATACgttttttaatttgaacGGCGTGATCCTGATTGGCGTAATCTCAGTTGATGACCCACTGAGCTATAAAATCAATCCCACAGGAGCTgaatattacattaaaaaaGGCGATACCGGAATCTTCATACTCGATTTCGACA CGTGTCCTGATTTATCGCAAACGAGTACGAAGAACACGGCGTTAATAAGGAGAAACACGATCTTGCTAAAGCTTATAAAAAACGGTGACTTGGAAATAGACAAGGAGGCGGCGAGTAACTTATCATCCCTGACTTACGACCCTGAGGAGTCAAATGATGCTGAGAATGATAATTCTGCCGATGAAATTTACAGAATTGAGCCAGCAATAATAATCCCCCCCGAGCCCAGTGTCAGGGAAGAAGTGCTTGATTCTTCCTTTTCAATCACTGTCAAGAATTTAACTCACGCCAAGGAAACGGTCTTTAGAAATAAAGAGTTACCAGTTGTTACCATTCTTGGATTCAGCGATTTCGTACTTCGACTCCTAACTCATTTCTCCTCCATCAACCAATTCAACGTCATCATCGCAGGCAATTTC ATGAGTAAGAAAGTTGACGTTGAGGTGTTGAATCAGTTTAAATCATTCTTGGCAGTGATTGAGGTTGATCTCATGAAATACACTGATATCCTACG GGCTGAATTGCACTTGTCGACTTTTTTCTATATAACTCCAAATCCCGTGGATTTGAAATTAGAAACCAATAACGCAGATTTGTCCACAATCGTCGTCTTCAGACAAATTAGAAACCTATTA AAAACAATTAGAAAAGTGAACTATCAAGGCATTAGTAATATCTTTGGACTTGTCGAACTACAAAACTTAAACAACGTTACCTTTCTCGATGATTCCAAATG GTCACAATGGAATGTGTTTAATGAGAGTGTGGATTCATCGTtgatatatataaattcgCAGGAGTATGCGATGGGTCAGATAATAAGTGACGAGTTATTTTACAACGTTATCATCGGCTCGTTCTCATCCAGTGAGAATTACATGTTCTACAACATCATGATGGACCTAATCAGCATTCCATCCTCAAGACGCAAAAAT AGAGGAGTGGAATTGTTTAAGCTATCGGAATTGAATTTGAACCCTGGGAAGTACACCTTTGCAGGAGTTTTTAATTACATTTTACAAGAAATGCAGTCCATTCTCATTGGCCTTTTCCGAAT AGGAACATCGATGGAAAATTACGTGATATGTTCTCCGGAACCTGACTTTGAACTTCTTGAAGATGACATG GTCTACTTGATACCGAAACAATGA
- a CDS encoding putative integral membrane protein, with amino-acid sequence MRLKIVKGSGLRLFSTQSHPGVPVSEGLYSRTARPLENLSLDGSVSSYSEGLKSCRIFDNPNIIRVIKRDKETLLDKLYRYMDIGGFFTMLNSRKVHLLRTPAEGRPSLMCFTEFERKQSLIMKAVLSLLLYYVYYCYVRHKLHIYDRHPSPELPTFEFTNNRTKDFTWHGSLPFQYPKGRCKECRWLELECKKRCYDDLLQQGHQFILQNPMQIPRRQLLPSPYPPA; translated from the exons atgagactaaaaattgttaaaggATCGGGTCTGAGACTGTTTTCAACTCAGTCTCATCCCGGTGTACCGGTGAGTGAGGGATTATACAGTAGAACAGCCAGGCCTTTGGAGAATTTATCACTGGACGGTTCAGTGAGTTCATACTCCGAAGGTTTAAAATCCTGCCGAATCTTCGATAACCCAAACATCATCCGAGTCATCAAACGAGATAAAGAAACTCTTCTCGATAAATTATACAG GTACATGGACATCGGCGGTTTTTTTACGATGTTGAATAGTAGGAAGGTGCATTTACTGCGTACTCCTGCTGAGGGCAGGCCTAGTCTCATGTGTTTCACAGAGTTTGAGCGGAAGCAATCACTGATTATGAAGGCCGTGCTGTCACTCCTGCTTTACTACGTCTACTACTGCTATGTCAGGCAtaagttacacatttacgACCGTCACCCAAGTCCCGAATTACCAACGTTCGAGTTCACTAATAACAGGACTAAGGACTTCACGTGGCATGGGAGCTTACCCTTCCAGTACCCCAAGGGACGCTGTAAGGAGTGCCGCTGGCTCGAACTCGAGTGCAAGAAACGCTGCTACGATGATTTGCTACAGCAGGGACACCAGTTCATACTACAAAATCCCATGCAAATTCCCAGAAGACAACTTCTCCCCTCACCTTACCCTCCCGcataa
- the ELAC2 gene encoding Beta-lactamase superfamily protein, whose product MSYVQIIGWNEFVVPPSVQIFSEGSYFIFNCGENSQRFRISNRLGLGKIRYVFLTHLSVSSFNGLPSLILSLDGCNTEHVTVFGPKPLKSLLTHLLNTFKQLSIRVTINEVETDVNSVCELVKSNSLTVYGFSHSTTNSHTIAKSHTIGDSPENSTVYSNVISPVHENFIGYFIQFDTTPGTFNPNSPALYSVMKSDYGKLKSGLDVTLSDGTVVKSDEVCDAPTPGNHVLILSHPTPLPDFIHSINNGQRYLFYLQTHASATSNTVTTDTIGGEVYCSVRMEELGYIALPPYYKRNLLHYQLFPKLFHNPRLFSIPKLFSIPNLAGQGTGHVPLTKFIVHPPKQSRIDVTSVLPTDLEEWDVSPIEVEIESEFPKLTFLGTGCSVPSVYRNVSAILLQLHKHYSILLDCGEGTVLQMLLISNSFDDFIDKISSIRLVFISHSHADHHLGLYHLISLRNKFNSQGPKPLIIASHNIRYWLKEFENICHLDYDFMVLTEESVQFTVERTLRLSFFKVDHIEDSYGIRIDYEFWSLVYSGDTKPCDNLIKHCENVNFLIHEATFTDEYAENAMKTLHSTVSQAIEVAAQCNVETLFLTHFSQRFQTMERVEGLGVDVVVALDLMTIPLKSIQKLKIPLQQFNTQLYNILNPYTYFISK is encoded by the exons ATGAGTTATGTGCAAATAATTGGCTGGAATGAGTTTGTTGTCCCTCCTTCAGTTCAAATTTTCTCTGAAGGTTCTTACTTCATCTTCAATTGCGGAGAAAACTCACAAAG GTTTAGAATATCGAATAGGTTAGGCTTGGGTAAGATTCGTTACGTATTTTTAACTCATTTGAGTGTCTCATCTTTCAATGGTTTACCAAGTTTAATCCTATCCCTTGACGGCTGTAACACCGAACACGTTACTGTCTTTGGTCCCAAACCGCTCAAATCTCTTCTCACTCATCTTCTCAACACATTCAAACAACT GAGTATAAGAGTGACAATAAATGAGGTGGAAACTGATGTTAACAGTGTTTGTGAACTGGTAAAGAGTAACTCTTTAACCGTTTACGGGTTCTCACATTCCACTACTAATTCCCATACAATTGCTAAATCCCATACAATTGGTGATTCCCCTGAGAATAGTACAGTGTACAGTAATGTGATATCACCTGTGCATGAGAATTTTATTGGTTACTTCATCCAGTTTGATACCACTCCTGGCACTTTCAATCCCAATTCTCCAGCTCTCTACAGT GTGATGAAGAGTGACTATGGAAAGTTGAAGAGTGGTTTGGATGTGACATTGTCTGACGGTACGGTGGTGAAGTCAGACGAGGTCTGTGACGCTCCAACTCCTGGCAATCACGTTCTCATCCTCAGTCATCCCACCCCTTTACCC GACTTTATTCATAGTATTAACAATGGTCAACGGTACCTGTTTTACCTACAAACACATGCCAGTGCAACTTCTAATACGGTTACTACTGATACAATTGGTGGTGAGGTATATTGTAGTGTTAGGATGGAGGAATTGGGATACATAGCATTACCTCCTTACTATAAACGGAACTTACTACATTATCAATTGTTCCCCAAACTCTTTCACAATCCCAGACTCTTTAGTATTCCTAAACTGTTTAGTATTCCCAACTTGGCAG GACAGGGAACGGGGCATGTACCGTTGACGAAATTCATAGTACATCCCCCAAAACAA aGTAGAATTGATGTTACTAGTGTGTTACCTACGGATTTGGAG GAGTGGGATGTGAGTCCCATTGAAGTGGAAATTGAGTCGGAGTTTCCGAAACTGACATTTCTTGGCACCGGCTGCTCCGTACCCTCCGTATACCGTAACGTCTCAGCCATACTCCTACAACTACACAAACACTACT CGATATTGCTGGACTGTGGCGAGGGAACGGTGTTACAGATGTTACTTATTTCCAATTCCTTCGACGATTTCATTGACAAAATCTCCTCCATACG GCTGGTGTTTATATCGCATAGTCATGCGGATCATCACTTGGGATTATATCATCTAATATCATTACGTAATAAATTCAATTCTCAAGGCCCAAAACCGCTAATCATAGCGTCTCATAACATTAGA TATTGGTTAAAGGAATTTGAGAATATTTGCCACTTGGACTATGATTTTATGGTGTTGACTGAGGAGTCTGTCCAATTCACCGTTGAGCGAACTCTGAGACTCTCATTCTTCAAA GTGGACCATATAGAAGATTCATATGGTATAAGGATAGACTATGAGTTTTGGAGTTTAGTATACTCCGGTGATACTAAGCCCTGTGACAATCTCATCAAACACTGTGAGAACGTAAATTTCCTAATCCACGAGG CAACGTTTACGGATGAGTATGCTGAGAACGCGATGAAGACACTGCACAGTACTGTGTCACAGGCTATTGAGGTTGCTGCTCAGTGTAACGTGGAAACTCTATTCCTAACACATTTCAGTCAAAGATTTCAAACG ATGGAGAGAGTTGAAGGGCTGGGAGTTGATGTGGTAGTAGCGTTGGATCTCATGACAATTCCGCTAAAATCCATACAAAAACTTAAAATACCACTACAACAATTCAACACacaattatacaatattctCAATCCatatacttattttattagtAAGTAG
- a CDS encoding Protein phosphatase 2C family protein produces the protein MSFSSNSSSQTSIIEPIIQLINPIDFEDFGFFAVSAHTDIGNRKSQEDRFLIVPNLGNDRHKISFFGVFDGTVGHFSSDTIQRIIIRHLTESPAWDNLMAALDTGGDIPARASEAVFNMYKSADEELLALCSKHLQDYASTTSVTVLIINNYIVIAHLGDSRVAACYESGERLTSKFLTIDHKPNNPEEKMRIIASGGSVEFLCSHSNNPFLRGGDFTMRKARGDQPMQLQYSRAFGGKDLKRYGLSSTPDITVFERNDTHKCLLLASDGLWDIMSSEEAFKTLLKAHFHHQNPTRVLIEKALSKQRSRSKNADNITAVAVFLNLNNISHQL, from the exons ATGTCGTTTTCATCGAATTCGAGCTCGCAGACTTCAATAATTGAGCCTATAATTCAACTCATTAATCCCATCGATTTCGAAGATTTCGGATTCTTCGCAGTCTCAGCACATACCGACATCG gaAATCGTAAGAGTCAGGAGGACCGTTTTTTGATAGTTCCGAATCTCGGAAATGATAGGCATAAGATCTCATTTTTCGGTGTGTTTGATGGTACTGTGGGTCACTTCTCCTCTGACACTATTCAGAGGATTATTATCAGACACCTGACTGAGTCTCCAGCCTGGGATAATCTCATGGCTGCGCTGGACACTGGCGGGGATATCCCCGCCAGAGCCTCAGAAGCCGTTTTCAACATGTACAAAAGCGCCGACGAGGAGTTACTCGCACTCTGCTCCAAACACCTACAAGACTACGCATCAACCACAAGCGTTACCGTTCTCATTATCAACAACTACATCGTCATTGCACATCTC GGAGACAGTAGAGTTGCGGCATGTTATGAGTCTGGGGAAAGATTAACATCGAAATTCCTGACCATTGATCATAAACCAAATAACCCCGAAGAGAAAATGAGAATCATC GCTTCGGGAGGTTCGGTTGAGTTTTTGTGTAGTCATTCGAATAATCCGTTTTTGAGGGGCGGTGACTTCACCATGAGAAAAGCCCGCGGGGATCAACCCATGCAACTACAATACTCCAGAGCCTTCGGC GGTAAGGACTTGAAGAGGTACGGTTTGAGTAGTACCCCGGACATAACAGTTTTTGAGAGAAACGACACTCACAAGTGTTTATTACTGGCTTCCGACGGACTCTGGGATATCATGTCATCCGAAGAAGCATTCAAAACTCTTCTCAAAGCTCATTTTCACC ATCAGAACCCAACGAGGGTATTGATTGAAAAGGCCTTGTCGAAGCAGAGATCAAGGTCTAAAAACGCAGATAACATCACAGCAGTCGCAGTCTTcctcaacctcaacaacATCTCACACCAACTCTAA
- the smc2 gene encoding RecF/RecN/SMC N terminal domain protein, producing MFIEYVILDGFKSYSTRTVIGPLDPHFNAVTGLNGSGKSNVLDSLCFVFGISDLSTVRANKLDELIYKQGQAGITRATVTIIINNTVPMPTLMHPYRNMKEITITRQIALGGKNKYFINNHPATAKNIFDFYDTASMNVNNARFLIMQGRVTKVVNMKPRELLDLIEEASGTRVYENKKTVALRLIKRKDEKMEEIRRIITDDIAPMMEKLKSDKEDFQRYNTVKVEFDKYKLIYLRLQHKHFSELVNTLRDKFNTKQREFTAKLSSKREAETLVHSLNQKLEVLESELAQLNSRCTRENNELDQLNKELSKLKSNRKISEKESRELLKYIKDLELEIADYTAKLSEFSAVDKLKEFAEQVEQDKRKLSELQKLANSGGKVGQITQLTSKISATQAELTNTNRVITHLETEISKLETKLQEFATSRTEFDTEIQNLKSKKLEINSKIKALELKISEFGSGDPITHLNSQINQLNEKKNELQHQISIHQQLINRFTVHIRTGGNTPDRVGNTPDSDPRYFGQVYEILKLSERGLEYSIPIHVLIGYKFSYLVAQDSQAAKSIFKFNNLSQSNKKITIIPLNDIKINHLLTQHDLESIKLFLSHDIHAQSTSEVNRGVLGYWEVFEYDERFLRLVQYVGGNCVFCSNDADARKIAYSKELKRRFPTATLQGDKYDISGTMSGGGNKYLTELLKSVTLLEQLHTQLSHTDQQISTVRNSVTECRGMLDELYDLKSKQELCTSDLLSLELRLKNNEYYNTLTKLNNSKEELTIKRSRVGELTGLLTQLREELESLSVRAGGVDLESKIKILKESIKKSSVQLERLREQNMDQQLKKSTLEHQLTSNQTELDMKKSQLDTLNQIIQGQDEEIESKKREIDQLTHQLTDGNKEVIEVQNSINSATKEKDQLLSTVDEINLSIKQLEYDLETVEKDINEANVRVIKLQREHSFLTESDPNDIQFTRRSSISVSHRDTELNTELPSELNSGLNSELNSGLNGELPSGNTGSSDSLDTLDNPDLLYVKAKLEKLTRLKEKLSRRINQKAQQMYDDLLYEYNDLMRKLSKVQNDRDKIEKTITELDIKKKKSVDEMFERVNLHFAEIFSLLLSNATCKLVASDGKDISSGIVMKICFNNVWKNSLAELSGGQRSLLALALILSMLKVKPAPIYILDEIDAALDLSHTQNIGKMVKQQFQYSQFIIISLKEGMFTNANILFKVKFINGKSTVTRHSNLDNTQKSTEQDQDNNKRKRI from the coding sequence ATGTTCATAGAATATGTGATATTGGATGGGTTTAAGAGTTATTCAACTCGTACTGTGATTGGTCCATTGGACCCTCACTTTAACGCGGTAACGGGGTTAAATGGCAGTGGTAAATCTAACGTATTAGATTCGTTGTGTTTTGTGTTTGGGATCTCAGACCTCTCCACAGTCCGCGCGAACAAGTTAGACgagttaatatataaacaaGGCCAGGCCGGAATAACCCGCGCCACAGTAACAATAATCATCAACAATACCGTTCCCATGCCTACACTAATGCATCCCTATAGAAATATGAAAGAGATAACAATAACAAGACAAATAGCCCTGGGTGGtaagaataaatatttcataAATAATCACCCGGCGACTGCGAAGAATATCTTTGACTTTTACGACACTGCGAGTATGAACGTGAATAACGCAAGATTTCTAATTATGCAAGGGAGAGTGACTAAAGTAGTCAATATGAAACCGAGAGAGCTGTTAGACTTGATAGAGGAGGCCAGTGGCACAAGAGTGTACGAGAATAAGAAAACCGTAGCACTACGTCTGATTAAACGGAAAGACGAGAAAATGGAAGAAATCAGACGAATTATCACAGATGACATTGCGCCGATGATGGAGAAGCTTAAAAGTGACAAGGAAGATTTCCAACGCTACAACACCGTTAAAGTTGAGTTTGACAAGTATAAACTTATATACCTACGGCTACAGCATAAGCATTTTAGCGAATTAGTAAACACCCTCAGAGATAAATTCAACACCAAACAACGGGAATTTACCGCGAAATTATCAAGTAAACGGGAAGCTGAAACCTTGGTCCACTCGTTAAATCAAAAGTTAGAAGTTTTGGAATCGGAGTTGGCCCAATTGAATTCGCGGTGTACGAGGGAGAATAATGAGCTTGACCAGCTTAATAAGGAGCTGAGTAAGCTAAAGAGTAATAGGAAAATAAGTGAAAAGGAGTCTAGAGAATTACTAAAGTACATAAAGGATTTAGAGCTGGAAATCGCCGATTACACAGCGAAACTAAGTGAATTTTCAGCTGTGGACAAGTTAAAAGAGTTTGCAGAACAGGTTGAACAGGATAAAAGGAAACTCAGTGAGCTCCAGAAATTGGCAAATTCCGGCGGTAAAGTTGGCCAAATTACACAATTGACTTCTAAAATCTCAGCAACGCAGGCTGAACTCACAAATACCAACCGCGTCATCACACATTTGGAGACTGAAATCAGCAAGTTGGAGACCAAGTTACAAGAGTTCGCAACGTCGAGAACTGAGTTTGACACTGAAATCCAAAATcttaaatctaaaaaactGGAAATTAACAGTAAAATCAAGGCGTTGGAGCTGAAAATTAGCGAGTTTGGCTCCGGAGACCCAATCACACATTTGAACTCTCAAATCAACCAATTAAACGAGAAAAAAAATGAACTACAACATCAAATCTCAATACATCAACAACTCATCAATAGATTCACAGTACACATTAGAACCGGTGGTAACACTCCCGACAGAGTTGGTAACACTCCAGACAGTGACCCCCGTTATTTTGGGCAGGTGTATGAGATACTAAAATTGAGTGAGAGGGGGTTGGAGTATTCGATACCGATTCATGTGTTGATTGgttataaatttagttatttagtaGCCCAAGATTCACAAGCTGCTAAATCCATTTTTAAGTTCAATAACCTCTCacaaagtaataaaaaaatcacCATCATACCCCTAAAtgacattaaaattaatcatCTTCTCACACAGCACGATTTGGAATCCATTAAACTCTTTTTATCTCATGATATTCACGCACAGAGTACATCTGAGGTGAACCGTGGAGTGCTGGGATACTGGGAGGTGTTTGAGTATGACGAGAGATTCTTGAGGTTAGTGCAGTATGTGGGAGGGAATTGTGTCTTTTGCAGTAATGACGCGGATGCGCGTAAAATTGCGTATTCTAAGGAGTTGAAGAGGAGATTTCCAACGGCCACGCTGCAAGGTGATAAATATGACATCTCAGGCACAATGTCCGGTGGCGGGAATAAATACCTCACGGAACTTTTAAAGTCCGTCACACTCCTGGAACAACTTCACACACAACTCTCACACACAGATCAACAGATTTCCACCGTGAGAAATAGCGTTACAGAGTGCCGTGGTATGCTGGATGAGCTGTATGACTTAAAGAGTAAACAGGAGTTGTGTACCTCAGACTTGCTATCACTAGAACTAagactaaaaaataacgAATACTACAACACATTGAccaaattaaacaattccAAGGAGGAATTAACCATTAAACGCAGTAGAGTCGGGGAACTCACAGGACTACTCACACAGTTGAGAGAAGAACTGGAATCGTTGAGTGTGAGGGCTGGCGGAGTGGATTTGGAGtcaaagataaaaatattaaaggaAAGCATAAAAAAGTCAAGTGTGCAGTTGGAACGTTTAAGGGAACAGAACATGGACCAGCAGCTTAAAAAAAGCACACTCGAACACCAACTAACATCAAACCAAACTGAACTCGACATGAAAAAATCACAGTTGGACACTTTGAATCAAATAATCCAGGGCCAGGATGAGGAAATTGAGTCCAAAAAACGAGAAATCGATCAGCTGACACATCAACTAACTGATGGTAACAAGGAAGTAATTGAGGTCCAAAACTCAATAAACTCTGCGACAAAAGAGAAAGACCAACTGTTATCAACAGTTGATGAGATAAATTTGAGTATAAAACAGCTGGAGTATGACTTGGAAACTGTGGAAAAGGACATTAACGAGGCCAATGTCAGGGTGATTAAACTGCAGCGGGAACACTCATTTCTCACTGAATCTGACCCCAATGACATACAATTCACTCGCAGATCAAGTATTAGTGTTTCACACAGGGACACTGAGTTGAACACTGAGTTACCCAGTGAGTTAAACAGTGGGTTAAACAGTGAGTTAAACAGTGGGTTAAACGGTGAGTTACCCAGTGGTAACACCGGGTCCAGTGATAGCCTGGACACTTTGGACAACCCGGATCTCCTATATGTCAAGGCTAAATTAGAAAAGTTAACCCGTTTAAAGGAAAAACTGAGTAGAAGAATTAATCAGAAAGCTCAGCAGATGTATGATGATTTATTGTATGAATATAACGACCTCATGAGGAAGCTGAGTAAAGTCCAAAATGACCGAGATAAAATAGAAAAAACAATCACGGAATTGGACATTAAGAAGAAAAAGAGCGTCGATGAAATGTTTGAACGCGTTAATTTACACTTTGCGGAGATATTCTCACTATTGCTTAGCAACGCCACTTGTAAACTAGTGGCGTCAGATGGTAAGGACATAAGTTCCGGCATAGTAATGAAAATCTGCTTTAACAATGTTTGGAAAAACTCGTTAGCGGAGCTTTCCGGAGGACAACGCTCACTCCTGGCACTGGCACTGATTTTATCAATGTTAAAGGTAAAACCAGCGCCGATTTATATCCTGGACGAGATTGACGCTGCGCTGGACCTAAGCCATACTCAGAACATTGGGAAAATGGTCAAACAGCAGTTTCAGTACTCACAGTTTATCATTATCAGCCTCAAGGAGGGCATGTTCACCAACGCCAATATACTTTTCAAGGTCAAGTTCATCAATGGCAAGTCCACAGTCACAAGACACTCCAACCTCGACAACACACAGAAATCCACAGAACAAGATCAGGACAATAATAAACGAAAACGAATTTAA